From Candidatus Methylomirabilota bacterium, one genomic window encodes:
- a CDS encoding alpha/beta fold hydrolase, with protein MELAVNGTALHAETLGEGDPCLCLHGGPGTDSSGLLRSLGPLAGILGLRMVFYDHRGHGRSAWGPVEECTQDRLVADVEGVRQALRLGPVHVLGISWGGFLGLMYAARYPEALRTLAVVGAAASHAFMPRAEANARRQATPEQWAAYRALWDGSLSDDESFRRAFETIRPLYFHGRALAAAANAARADTRYRLAVRKFVIEHEYPTYDCRPELARITCPTLVMVGRHDWICPVDQAEEIHRLVPHSELAVFEQSGHSPQVEERDAFVRRLAAFLRSPGRPLEPRPAAYP; from the coding sequence ATGGAGCTCGCGGTCAACGGGACGGCGCTCCACGCGGAGACCCTCGGCGAGGGCGACCCCTGCCTCTGCCTCCACGGCGGGCCGGGGACCGACTCGTCGGGCCTCCTGCGATCGCTCGGGCCTCTGGCCGGAATCCTCGGCCTCCGGATGGTCTTCTACGACCACCGCGGCCACGGGCGCTCCGCGTGGGGGCCGGTGGAGGAGTGCACGCAGGACCGGCTCGTCGCCGACGTCGAGGGGGTGCGGCAGGCGCTCCGCCTGGGGCCGGTCCACGTCCTCGGGATCAGCTGGGGCGGGTTTCTCGGCCTCATGTACGCCGCCCGGTACCCCGAGGCCCTCCGCACCCTGGCCGTCGTGGGGGCGGCCGCGAGTCACGCGTTCATGCCCCGCGCCGAGGCGAACGCCCGCCGCCAGGCGACGCCCGAGCAGTGGGCGGCCTACCGGGCGCTCTGGGACGGCTCGCTCTCCGACGACGAGAGCTTCCGCCGCGCGTTCGAGACGATCCGGCCGCTCTACTTCCACGGCCGGGCCCTGGCGGCCGCGGCCAACGCCGCCCGCGCCGACACCCGCTACCGCCTGGCCGTCCGGAAGTTCGTCATCGAGCACGAGTACCCGACCTACGACTGCCGTCCCGAGCTCGCGCGGATCACCTGTCCCACGCTGGTCATGGTGGGCCGTCACGACTGGATCTGCCCCGTCGACCAGGCCGAGGAGATCCACCGGCTGGTCCCGCACTCGGAGCTCGCCGTCTTCGAGCAGAGCGGGCACTCGCCCCAGGTCGAGGAGCGCGACGCGTTCGTCCGCCGGCTCGCCGCCTTCCTCCGGTCACCGGGGAGACCCCTCGAGCCCCGGCCGGCGGCCTACCCCTGA
- a CDS encoding intradiol ring-cleavage dioxygenase produces the protein MMIDFEPSQTRREFLGLSVAVPAALVIATVSETGAQAPRLEPTPACGDEGHPTPAQTEGPYFKPGSPLRASLLEPELSGTRIVVEGTVLGTDCRPIPRALVDVWQADAQGRYDNAGVRLRGHQFTDDAGRYRLETIVPGLYPGRTRHFHVKLQAPHRSVLTTQLYFPGEPANRRDFIFNPALVMKVRDAEGGKLASFDFVLDVGPPGGRRVQP, from the coding sequence ATGATGATAGACTTCGAGCCGAGCCAGACGCGTCGAGAGTTCCTGGGCCTGTCGGTCGCCGTGCCGGCGGCCCTCGTGATCGCCACCGTGTCCGAGACCGGGGCTCAGGCGCCCCGGCTCGAGCCGACCCCGGCGTGCGGCGACGAGGGTCACCCCACCCCCGCCCAGACCGAGGGACCCTACTTCAAGCCGGGCTCGCCGCTCCGGGCCTCGCTCCTCGAGCCGGAGCTGTCGGGCACGCGGATCGTGGTGGAGGGGACCGTCCTCGGGACGGATTGCCGGCCCATCCCGCGAGCCCTGGTGGACGTCTGGCAGGCCGACGCCCAGGGCCGGTACGACAACGCGGGCGTGCGACTCCGCGGGCATCAGTTCACGGACGACGCCGGGCGCTACCGGCTGGAGACCATCGTGCCCGGGCTCTACCCGGGACGCACGCGGCACTTCCACGTGAAGCTGCAGGCGCCGCATAGGTCCGTGCTGACCACGCAGCTCTACTTTCCCGGGGAGCCGGCCAACCGCCGGGACTTCATCTTCAACCCCGCGCTGGTGATGAAGGTCCGGGATGCCGAGGGCGGCAAGCTCGCGAGCTTCGATTTCGTCCTGGACGTCGGCCCGCCGGGAGGGCGGCGCGTCCAGCCGTGA